The segment TCAGGGCGGTGCGGCCATCTTCCCGCCCGGCGTCCGCAGACGCGCCACGTGCCAGCAGCAACCGGACAGCAGCGGCGTCTCCGCGCCCGGCAGCCTGCACGAGCTGTGTATTCAGCACCAGGCGGTTCGCCTGAGGCACCGGAGAGGGTGCTCCACCCGCTTCTGCCGGGGGCAGGGCCAGCAAGGCGGCCAGCAGCAGGAATCTCACCGACCCAGAACGGTGGTGACCGCGTCGGTACCGCACTTCTCGTCAATGGCTCCGCTGGGTGCGCCGCCCACTCCGATTGCGCCCACCACGGCATTGTTGACGCGAACGGGAGCGCCGCCTGCCAGCACCAAGAAGCGGTCGAGGCGGGCGAGTTCCGCCGAGGCCGGGTTGGCACGAATATTCTCGGCGATTCCAGCAGTGGTGTTGCGGGCCGAGGCGCTGGTGTAGGCCTTACGGTAAGACGCGTCCACGGTATGCGGCCCGGCATTTTCCGAACGGGCTACCGCCAGCGTGATTCCGGCGCGGTCGACCACGGTCGCAGTGACGTTATAGCCCTGCTGGGCGCAGTTTTGCACGGCAAGTTGGGCCATGCGCACGGCAGCCGAGAGACTCAGGTTCGTCTGGGTGACGGTGGACGTGGTGGCAAGTTGTACCGGTTGAGGTGGGGTGGTCTGGGCAAGGGCGGTGGTGCTGAGGGCGGCGGCAAGCAGCAGCATTTTCATGCCCCTAGTCTACCCGGCCCGGCCTCTCCATACCATTCGGGCCTTCCACAGCTGCCCTCAGTAGTTTTACGGAGTCATCCGCACTCTGATTGAATCCCACCGTGTTGGAATTCAATTCGAGCGGTCTTGCAAAGCTGCGCAGCAGAGCGAGTACGAGAAAGTACAGGCCGAAGGGAGATGGACGGACTGAGTTTGCCTCGATTTGCGGCTCTTGTGCACTCCCGGTACCGCTCGCTTACTCGCAACAGCGCGTTTGTGAGCGACCAGCAGTGAGAAGATTTGCCTTTGGAAGCCCCGGTTCGTCGCAGGCACCTGAGTCAACCAGCGGCATCACTCCCGCGGAAGAGCCGCAAAACTGAGGTATCCTCACGGTGCCCCACTTGCTCCCAAAGTTCTGCACGTTCAAGCCGCTCGGGTGAAGGTAGCCCCCCAGTCCTGCTGCAGGGCTTTTTGCTGTCTCACGCGGCGTCTTTGGTCTCAAACTCGCGCAACTGTAAACGTTGGCCCCAGACAATGGCGATGAACAGGATGACTGGAAGGACGAAAGGCTTGGCCTCGTTATTGGCCCTGCGCCTGAGGGTCGTTCGCCCACGGTTCCGTCGTGGCGGCAGTCCAGTCGAGAGAACCGCATTCGCACGCTGACGCCAGATCGGCCTGAACCCGGCCACATCCCTGACAGGCCACCAGACCTGTAAATCCGGCAGGAAGTGCCGCAGGCGGCTCCAGATCCCAAGGCGGCACGATCGGCAGTCCTGGGAGCACGTCAACATCAGTGAACCTGAAGACAGAAAGGCTGCCTGCCTGCTCAAGGTATGCCCGTCTGACTTGGCCGAGCTGCTCAATCCCGACGGGGCGCAGCCGCTCAAACAGGTCTTCTCGGGTCAGATTCGCCCGCGCCAGACTGCCATCCAGAATGACGCCCCACCGCACCAGTTCTATAGGGCTGCCATCAATAAATGCTTCTACCCGCTTACTCCGGAGCATGAACAACGACACCCCATGGTGCACACCGATGACCACCGTTAACACCAGCATGGCATGAAGCAGGGGCACTTCGGGATATAGCATCGGGTCGCCTGCTGCAGAGCCCAGCGCAATCACGATGGCCAACTCCAGTGGGCTCAATTGGGCCAGGCCGCGCTTTCCCGTCATACGGAGCAGGTACAGCAACCACAGAAAGATGATGCCTGTGCGAAACGCCAGTTCAAGAAGAAGGAGTACGGACGTGTCTTCACCGATCAGCACCCACTGCCAGTCGAAGGCCCGAACGATCTCGGTGCCTGATGAACTCATGACGATGTTCCTTCAGGCCACACGTGCTGAATGTCTGCCACCATCTGTAGCTTCGAGCAAGGCTGCAGCCGCTCAATGAACCGTTTCATATGTTCTCCCTTTCTAATGACGATGTGAGCGTCCTTGTGGCGGCTTGCCATTTTTGGCTGAGCTGGCGCATGATGGCAGCACTTGATCCGCCAGCGGATTTAATCTTTTCCTGATCGCTGATGGGTCGTTGGAGGTGGTATGAGAATCCCGCATTTTCTGCTCAGTGACTTGACGGTCGTGGCCACCTCGTCCACTTCCTGCGCACACTGAGCAGCCCACAACACCGTAGCCCCCGTGCGAACTGCCAACGCAAGGCGGGGTTCCCCCTGTTGACCGCACACTTTCCAATCCAAAATCCGGTGCGGTAATCTGCCCTTTTTACTGTTTGACGCTGCCGTTCAGCAGGCGTCTGTACCCTCATGT is part of the Deinococcus sp. QL22 genome and harbors:
- a CDS encoding heme-binding protein → MKMLLLAAALSTTALAQTTPPQPVQLATTSTVTQTNLSLSAAVRMAQLAVQNCAQQGYNVTATVVDRAGITLAVARSENAGPHTVDASYRKAYTSASARNTTAGIAENIRANPASAELARLDRFLVLAGGAPVRVNNAVVGAIGVGGAPSGAIDEKCGTDAVTTVLGR
- a CDS encoding YetF domain-containing protein, yielding MSSSGTEIVRAFDWQWVLIGEDTSVLLLLELAFRTGIIFLWLLYLLRMTGKRGLAQLSPLELAIVIALGSAAGDPMLYPEVPLLHAMLVLTVVIGVHHGVSLFMLRSKRVEAFIDGSPIELVRWGVILDGSLARANLTREDLFERLRPVGIEQLGQVRRAYLEQAGSLSVFRFTDVDVLPGLPIVPPWDLEPPAALPAGFTGLVACQGCGRVQADLASACECGSLDWTAATTEPWANDPQAQGQ